A region of the Thalassoroseus pseudoceratinae genome:
TCTAAAGTGTCGAATTCTTTGCGGGCAGCGGCGGTTTCTCCAAGTGTGATCAAAGCTTCCACGCGTTTTAGTTGAAACGGATCGTCAGCCGGATGGTCAGTTCGTTGGATCAATTGACGCAACGCCTCCGCCAACTGCTTCGTCTCCTGGCGATCCTCGTAGACAAATGCCATCACGCGATACGGGCCCGGATCCTCAGGAGCCAATTCGATCAACTCGTGACAATGAGCGAGCACCTCGTCTCTGCGACCCAGTTCATACCGAATCATCGCCGCCAAACGAAGTACCTGCTCACGCTGCGACGAGCGATCGTTTGCTGTGCGTGTCACTGCTTCTGAAATGACTTGGTCCGCAATCGCGTGTTGACCCACGCTGAGGGTGATGAAAGCCATCGTTGCCAAGTCGGGGGTTGGGACCAACGACAAATCAATGCGGTCGACTTGCCCTTCCAAGTTCTCGACCGGGGATTGAATCAAACGAGCGGCAAGCAGCAGCAAGTCCGCGGCATCTTCTTGATTCGATTCTTCTTGGAGAAATTGGCGAAGCTTCTGCTCGGCTTTTTGGGCGGTTTCGAGTCTCGCGGAGGCGTTCGTTCCCGCTTTGATTTCATCGAGCAGAACTCTAGCTTCGTCGAGTTCCGAGGGCGTGGGGTCGGCTTGCGATGCATACCACCATCCGCCCAATACTATTCCAACGACTAGCAGCACTCCCGTTAGAATAACGACCAACTCACGAATCGGATGGCGTTGCGAATCATTGGCTGGTGTCGACATGCTGACCGTCACCCTCAGTGAGCTTGTGCGTTCTCATCGGTTCCAGTTGCCGGAAGACTTCGGTTTGACCACTCGGCCAGTGGACAGTGACATCGACGGGTTGGGGATCCGTTTGCGGGAATAGGATTCGCGGATCGAAATACGAGCAGTATCCCCCGCCTCCCCGCACCCAGCGTGTGAGTGTGCGGCCATCGAACGGTGCAGACACTTCCGCTCCGACGGCATTCGGATTCGATTCCTTCCCTTGAAGAAGGACTCGTACCCAGTGCTTGGCTGGTT
Encoded here:
- a CDS encoding tetratricopeptide repeat protein — its product is MSTPANDSQRHPIRELVVILTGVLLVVGIVLGGWWYASQADPTPSELDEARVLLDEIKAGTNASARLETAQKAEQKLRQFLQEESNQEDAADLLLLAARLIQSPVENLEGQVDRIDLSLVPTPDLATMAFITLSVGQHAIADQVISEAVTRTANDRSSQREQVLRLAAMIRYELGRRDEVLAHCHELIELAPEDPGPYRVMAFVYEDRQETKQLAEALRQLIQRTDHPADDPFQLKRVEALITLGETAAARKEFDTLEVESLQISADAPMVRAKLLELEGRLDEASVVANRVLAERPDDVDALSLLARVNAAQGDLDAAIDRLRRVLELTPSDEKVHYQLGKILARQGKLEEAQTHIDRHRELLDTKVLLNRLEHLASQRPADIEIRKRIAKLYRSLSWEPEARFWDHAAEAAASFGQ